The genomic region GTCGTGGCGGCAAGTACGACCATTTCCGGTTTATCTCCGATGGAATGATCCATCAGATTTTTAATTCCGAACGTTCCACCGTGTTTTCGAATCAGGATATCGGCTAACGTCAATCCCAAACCCGAAAATACCTTTTCCGTTTTGACCTTCTCGTCTATAAATTTCGCCAAACGATAAAACGGTTGTTTGACGAGGTCCTCTTGTTCTGCGGAAATTCCGTTCAGATACGAGGGATCGAACTTATTCTTAACATAAAGATTGAAAAGCCCCGCACCGCACGAAAAATACACGTCGACTACGCTTCCGCTTTCCGAATACTTCAACGCGTTTACGAGCAGTTCGTGAAACACGATCGTAAAAGAATGCAAATCGACTTTCACGAATTGTTTCTGGGAAATCTTATTTTTACTCCCGATTTTAAAACGAAGCTTTCGTTCCTCAATAGAATCACATTCGTCCTTTTCGAAAGTACGAAAACATTCGGTCAACGTTTCGACCAGTTCGTTTACGGATAGAATTTCCAACTTGGGAGCGACGTCCCGATTGAGCAAGGTCAGAGTGTCTTCGAGGCGCGTAACGTTCTTTTCGATGTATTCCGTATTCTCCGCAAGCATCGTCATCAAATCTTCGGAGATCTCGTATGCGGAGTCCTTTTTTTCCGCGGAACCGTGAATCATCTTAACCAAAGCGATCAAAGCGCCGATTCCGCCTCCGCTAAAGAGAGCGTATTTGATATTGTTGAGAGTAATCTTGGAAAGTTCGAGTAAGGAATCCAATTCCGTAAGTTTGGAACGTTTATAGGAAACCCAATCCAATTGTTTTTTGAGCCTTATATCCGATTCTTCTTCGAGCAAACGAGCCAGTCTTCGTTTATAAAGTTCTTGTGCAATTTCATCCACCACGGCTTTGTATTCGGCGTGATCGATCGGCTTGAGAATGTAATCGAATACTCCGAGATTCATCGTATCGATGATCGTATTCGGTTCCGAGTTAGCAGTCATCACTACGAAGATGGAATCGGGTTGTTCCTGTTTTACGGTTTCGATAAACTGTCTTCCGCCCATCATCGGCATTTCCAAGTCGACGAAATAAGCGTCCGGTTTGAATTCTTCCTTTTTTTCCAAGGCTTGAATTCCGTTTTGAACCTCGCAGTATTCGAGTCCTAGGTTCCGAAAGAAACGGCCGAGATGAGCTCTCAAAAGCGAATCGTCTTCCAGGATCATAATTTTAGGAAGAATTGCGGATTCGGTTTTCATCTGACCACCTCACGATTCTAAAGAATGTAGCTTCAAACGAAAGAGAAATTTTTCTGTTGAAACTGATTGAATAGTAAGACGTAAAAAATTTTATAAATCTTTTTCGAATCTATAGAATCGCGTTATGATGCCATTACGACCATGAAATAAATTATTTAAATAATGCCGAAGAACTCGGTCATTTCGGCTGTTTTGTAAAAAATTTCAGGATTTTCGATTTCGTTTTTTTAAGAATGGTTCAAAACTGAGGCAAGATTTGCCGCGAAAACAAAGGTAGCACCTCCGTTTCGCGGCATCCCTTAAGGGATTCAACCTTTACAATATTCTAAAATTCTAATTTTTTTTAAATTGTGGCCAACGCGGCGTTCGCGAGATCGTAACCTCCCGTCTGCGCCGGATGAAAACTCGGTTTCAAATACAAAAAGAACGCTTTGGAAGTTTCCAAAAACAGAATTCTCCCGAACGGTCTGGAAACTTTCATATCTTGAAAGTATTTTTTGAATCCGATTTCCTGATCGGTCAAAATAAACCAGTGTTGGAAAAACAAAACGTAACCCCAGAAAATCCAAGAGGCCAAAAAGAATCCGAAAATTCTCAAAGCATAACTGTTGGAAACCGTCTGAAGAACGTCGTAAGCAACGGATTTGTGTTCGATCTCTTCGCAAGCGTGCCAAAGAAGAAGTTCCCTCATTTCTCCGTAAGCGTGATCGTGAAATCCGTGTCTTAAAGTGATTTCCCCCATCGTAGCGGTGTAGTGTTCCATCCCTGCAGTAACAGAAAGTTTCAGTTTTTTTCCGAAGAAGAATTCAAAAAACGGAAGCATCACTTTGAACGCGCTCCATTCGAAAAATTTTACGAAACGCGCGACCGGTCTTCCTTGTTTTGCAAGAGCTTCGAGAACCTTCTCGTGTTCTTTTCCGTGTTGCACTTCCTGTCCGATAAACGCTTTGATTCCGGTTTGGAGCTGAGGATCTTTCACTTGATCCGCGTAAGCCTTTACGCTTTTGATAAAGAATCTTTCGCCTTCCGGAAAAAGAATGTGATACGCGTTGATGATATGAGTGATGAACGAATTCCCATCAAAATAGTGACTCGGCAAATCGCCCATTCCCTCAAAGTCCATCTTACGAACCGTAGGTTGATTCGCGTTGATTGGTTTCAAATTTCTCTTTTTCGTTTTCGTTTCAACGGTCATGATTTCACTCCTTCAAACTTACTATATCTTTGTAGCGATCACTATAGAATATTCTAAACCGAAGCGCGCGCCGATCTCTGAAAAGATCTGATCGATTTCGAAATCAGTAGAGAAAATCGAGACTTTTTCGAGGAAAGTGGTCGGAACCACGTCCACTTTTCGAGTTTTACGAGAGGATTTTAAGAATTCTTCTGAATTCCGGAAAGAATGGAAATGATTCCAAGCTCCAAGGTTTGGAAAAAGTCGATCCGAAAGACCGCAAAATCCGGGGAAGAATTGAGAACTTTCACTACGATCGGAGCCGGTTCGGCGTGGTGCCAAAGCCCGATGATCAGCGCGTGCAAATACGTCAGAAACAAAACGGCTTCATCCGACGTTTTGAGTTTTAAGGCCCGACAAAGTTCGGGAGCGGATTCGAGAACGCTCTTTCGAACCGAATCCTTAAAACGAAGCGCGCTTTCAAAAACCACGTTTTTTTCCAAAAGCGCAGAAGCGATCGCCATCAAACGGACCGTTCTTTGGTTTTCCTTTAGAGAATTCGTGATCCAAGACGCAAGTTCCGCCGAAGAAAGTCCCGGATTTTTAGAACGAAGAAAATTCTGAAACGCCTCGAACCAAGCGTCGTAATCCATTCTATGAATTTCGAGAAAAAGTTCTTCCTTGGTTTTGAAATAAAGATACAGAGTTCCCTTGGCGACCCCCGCCTTTTTGGCGATCTGATCCATGGAAATTTTTTCAAAAGAAGATTTGTTAAAAAGGGAAATCGCGGCCCGAACCAAAAGTTCCTTTTTGATTTTCTTATCGTCGTCTTTTACGGCTCGGCTTTTCATAAAGGCAATTCTTCGTTTTAAGGGAGAATTCTTCGAACACGAAGTCTTCTTATTTCCAACAATCTTTCCGCCGATTACAAAAACAATCCCCTTTTCCATAAAAACTTCCGACGTACGTGGTTGACAATGACTCAAGGTCATTATAAAGTGACCGAAAGTCAATACTTAATGACCTTGAGTCATTAATATAGGAGTCAAAGAAGAATGAAACGTAAAACCGTGTTAATCACAGGGTCGTCTTCCGGAATCGGAAAAGCGGCCGCAAAGTATTTCCAAGCAAAGGGCTGGAACGTGATCGCAACGATGAGAAATCCCGAAAACGATCAGGACCTTAAAAATCTTCCGAACCTACTCTGCACAAAACTCGACGTAACCAAACCCGACACGATCGAAAAGGCGATCGCAGAGGGAATCAAAACCTTCGGCGAGATCGACGTATTGGTAAACAACGCCGGTTACGGACTTGTAGGACCGTTCGAAGGAGCGAGCAAGGAACAAATCCAAAGACAATTCGATACGAACGTATTCGGAGCGATGGACGTGATTCAAAAAATTCTCCCCCACTTCCGAAACAAAAAAAAGGGACTCATTATCAACGTCGCGTCTATGGGCGGAAGAATCACCTTCCCTCTTTATAGTCTCTATCATTCCACAAAATGGGCCTTGGAAGGTTTCACCGAATCTCTTCAATACGAATTGTCTCCGTTCGGAATCCGAGTAAAGCTCATTGAACCCGGCGCGATCGCCACCGATTTTATCGGCCGTTCCTCCGACTCCACTTCCGATCAAGCTCCGGGAGAATATAAGAAATTTTCGGACGCGGTTTTTAAGAACATGGAAGACGCGATGATGACCAGTCGTTCCGAAACCGTTGCGAAAGTAATTTTCAAAGCCGCAAAAAGTTCTTCCAAACGTCTTCGTTACGTAGTAGGAATGGACGCTAAAGCGCTTTTAAGTTTGCGGAAATTTCTTTCCGACGGAGTTCTATTCTCCATGATGAAACTCGCGTTGCTTAGATCCGCGAAAGCGGCTTAACTTTAATTCCGCGTATAAGGAGAGAGTATGTTCGGAAATCGGATTCAAAAATTTTCTTTCTTATCTTTGATCGTTCTTTCGGGAATCGTCGTTTTGATTTTTTTGCAGACGGGTTGTTTGAGTTCGTTCGGCGGAACTCCCGAAGGCAAACGACTGGAAAGAATGCAGACTTCCAAAATGTTCAAGGACGGAAAGTTCGAAAACGATCCCTTTGTTCCGAATTTGATTTCCGGTTCTTACACGGAAATTCTTCGAAGACAACTTTTCGGTAACGAACAAAGAACCCCTCCTTCTCCGATTCCGGTAATTCATCCCGATCGCCAAAGTTTTTCCGCAGTTCCCAAACCGGGACTGAGAGCGATCTGGCTCGGTCACACGGGAGTTCTTGTGGAAATCGACGGAGTGAGAATTCTGACCGATCCCGTTTTTTCCGAGAAAGTATCTCCGTTTACGAGCGTAGGTCCGGAAAGATTTTTCCAATCTCCGATTTCCCTCGAAGAACTTCCTCCGATCGACGCGGTCGTGATTTCACACGATCACTACGATCATTTGGATATGATCACCGCAAAACATCTTTCTTCCAAAGGAACCAAGTATTTCGTTCCTTTGGGAATCGGCGCGCACTTGGAACGTTGGGGCGTTCCCGAGTCACAGATCGTAGAACTCGATTGGTGGGAAAAGGGAAACGTCGGGAAAGTGGAAATCATTTGCACGCCCGCGGTTCATTATTCGGGCCGGGGAATGTTCAACGCGAAGTCTACTCTTTGGTCTTCTTGGAGCGTAATCGGTCCCGAAAATAAATTCTTTCATAGCGGGGATACGGGTTATTCTCCTCATTTTGCCGAGATCGGTAAACGTCTCGGACCTTTCGACCTGACTTCGATCAAGGTCGGAGCTTACGACGTCACTTGGGAAGGAATTCACATGAACCCCGAGAAAGCGGTTCAAGCGCACGTGGATTTAAAAGCAAAACGAATGCTTCCGGTTCATTGGGGAACGTTCAATCTTGCGATTCACGATTGGGACGAACCGATTCGTCGAAGCGTCGACGCGGCAAAAAATCTTTCTGTAGACTTGGTCGCGCCGAAACCGGGCGAAGTCGTGGACGCAAAAGCACCGTTCATTTTCGAAGCTTGGTGGGAAAAGGTGAAATAATCGAAGAGTAAGATCGAAGGTGGAACGAAACGCATAACAGAAAGGTCCTCTCGGAGAGGACCGATTCAAGAACACTTTCGATCTGTTTTAAAATCCGATTATAATATTAGTTTATTATAATTTTCTAAATCGATTGGAGTTTGAACAAACTCCGAAGAAGTTTTGATCTTCGCAAAAATATATCCGAGTCCCGATAAAAACGAAGCGTGCACATACGAAGCGGGAATTTTCGTTTTTTCAAAGGAAAGTTCCTTGGTCGCGCATGCGTCCGCAATGACGGTGATATCCTTATAACCGAGATCAAAGGCGGCGCGTACGGTAGAATCGACGACCATGTGAGTCATCATTCCGTAGACAACGAGCTTCTTTACTTTTTTACGTTTCAGCTCCTCTTCCAATCCCGTGTTGATAAACGCATTGACCGTGTGTTTGATCAGAATTGTTTCTCCGGGAATCGGCCCGTTTGATTCTTCCATTTGAACCCCTGCGGTTCCGGGAAAGAAGAAGGTGGCCCCTTTCCGAGTGGAAACGTGTTGAACGTGAATCACGGGCCATTCCTTTTTTCTAAAGTATTCCAAGACGGTTTTTCCTCGACTCGCCGCTTGTTCCGCTCCTTCCAATTCGAATTTTCCTCCGGGAAAAAAATCCTTTTGTAGGTCCAAAATCAAAAGCGCCGTGTCCGCGTTTGCAAGTTCGGAAGAAACCGGATTCTCCCTTTCGTCGATCGTTGAACAGGAAACGATCCAGCATAGAATCGGAATCAACGCCGTTTTTTTGAATGAATTCATTCTTACCTCCATATTTCGAAACCTTTACAAGAATTTTCGTCTTCGTTTCTGTCGGTTTCGATCTACAGAGATTATAAAGGATCTATACTATTCTTAAAAATGATTTGTTCTAATAGTTAAAATCAGTAAAATTGATAGTATGGAAATTTCAAGTCTGAAGATATTCAGGGAAGTCGCCGTGGAAGGAAGTTTTACCAAGGCCGCGGAGAAACTTCACTACGTTCAATCGAACGTTACGATGAGAATTCAACTTTTGGAACGGGAACTCGGCGATCGATTGTTTCAAAGAACGAAGGCCGGTGTGACTCTGACTCCGAAGGGAAAAATTCTTTTGGAATATGCGGAGAAGATCCTTTTCTTTTCCGACGAAGCGCGCAAGGCGCTTTCTTCGTCGGGAGATCCGCAAGGCGTTCTTCGAATCGGTTCGGGGGAAACGACGTCTTCGATTCGACTTCCCTCTTACATCGCGAAATTTCATTCTAAGTTTCCGAAGGTAAAACTTTCGATTCATCCGGGGAACACCGGAGATCTTTTACAAGGGCTGATCAAACGGGAATTGGACGGAGCTTTTTTGTATGAGGATTTTTCCCATCCGACGACGGTTTCCCGACCTATTTTTACGGAGAATTTAAAGGTCGTAACTCCGAAAAATTTTAAAACGATCCGAGCGCTGGCCTCTTCTTTGGACAATCTTTCGATTCTCGTTTTTAAACCGGGCTGCATCTTCCGCAATCGTTTGGAGCAATGGCTCCTTTCTCAAAAGATCGGGCCGAGGTCGGCCGTTGAATTGAATTCGATGGATTCCATTCTTTCCTGCGTTATGGCCGGGATGGGAATCTCTTTGCTGCCCGAATCCATTTTGAAATCCAGAAAGTTGGACCGGTTCATTTCCAGTTTTCCAATTCCGAAAGAATTTTCGCAGGTTCGGACCTTTTTCGTGTTTCGAAAGGACGTTTCTCCGACCACGGCTTTAGGCGAGTTCCGAGATGGTTTGTTTTCTACAGTCTCTTAGGTCGGACGCGGCTTCAGGACCTCGGCGGGACCTCGCTCGAGTCTTGTTCCCGTCGTGGTTGTGGTAGGGATTTCTAGATTTTTTTCGAAAATGGCCGGGGTTCCGACCCAATTTTATGTCCTCTAAACGGATCCTAAGCTCACTTTAAATCCTTGACCTGTAGTGCACCGCCAAAAAACTGGTCTCAGATTGTGCGACGCACAAATTTGAATCTACGGAGGCATCCCATGAATTTTCGCAAGATGACCCGATTTCGTTTCCGTTACTTACTTTGGTTGCTCTTACCCTTGAGCTTCCAACTGCTTCTCGCACCACTTGCGGGAGCTCTCAATCAGAAAAAGATCGCCCTGGACGAAGAATCCATAGAAATCAAAGCCATCCAGGCGTACGTGGCGGAGGTCCGACCATCCCTTTCCTCTGAATCCCTGCAAAAACTATCCCAAGTCATTCTCCAGGAATCCAGAAGACTGGAACTCGAGTCCTGCACGTTCCGTTGTTCCGACACGGACAAAGTCAGCCTACTGATCGGATTGATCCATCTCGAATCCGAGTTCAAGGCGACCGCTCGCTCTCCCAAAGACGCCCGCGGTTTTATGCAAATCATGCCCGCAACGGCAACCTGGCTTTCCAAAAAAGAAGGCTGGAAAATCAACCTATCGGATCTTCACAAACCGGAAGTAAACATCCATCTCGGAGTTTCTTACCTAAACTTTCTTTTGGATCTGAGAAAGGGCGATACCACGAAAGCGCTTCTTTCCTATAACGCCGGACCGGGCGCCGTGGATCGTTGGGGCGGGGTTCCGGAATACAACGAGATCATTTTGAGCAACCAATCCCGTTACTTGGAATTGAGAGAAAAGATTTCCAATTCGATTCAGTAACTTTTTATAATTCGTAACTTTGAAATGCGAGTCGATGCGGTTTTCGTCTTCGGCTCGTATCCGCTTCCGATCTCCGATCCTTTTCTCGAGTGATCGATCAACACTTAACAACAATTAGGTGGGCATTCTCCGACGAACAACAAGAAGGAGGAAAGAATTAAGGAACCCAATCCGATTTATTGAAATACTTGTCTTCCATTTCCCGAAGAACGCCGGAACGCCCGATCTCGGAAAGAAAGAATTCAAAATTCCGAATAAACACGGGATCGGAAAGGGGAAAGGCCGCGCTGATATCCTCTCTTTGCACCGGTTCCAAAAGCGGTCTGAAATTGGAAGCGACCGATTTGTCCTTGAGAAGAAGTCCCTTGATATAAAAAGAATCCGCCACTAAACAACTCGCGGTTCCGTTTTTTACGGCCTCCCAAGCGGACGGCGTGTCTCCGTATGTGAAGATTCGATTGTTTTTGAATTTTTTCAGAAGATATTCGTGACGATTGGAAAACGATCGAACCGCAAACGTAATACCGCTTACGTCCGCCAAGTCGAGAATACTTCGAAAACTCTGCGTGGTGATGATATTTCCTTCCGGCGGAGGCGGCAAAGAAGTCTTTCGAATCAAAGCCGCGGGAGTGGAAATCAAATACGCCGCGCTGAATCTCACCTTTTTCGATCGTTCGAGATTGCTCGAGATTCCGGATAACGCGATATCGGCTTCCTTCTTTTTGATCGCATCCGCAAATTCGCTGAACTCGGGATAAGGAATGAATTTATACTTCACTCCCAAAAAATCCGCGTAGGCCTTTCCCAATTCGTAATCGAAACCGGGAAAACCTTCCTTTGCGTTCGGAACGTAGAACGGTTCGTCGGCGGGATTGCCTGCGACCTTCAATTCTCCCTTTTCCAAAATTTCCTTGAGTCGGGAAGAATTATAAAATTTGAATGTTTCTTCTTCCGCGTTCAAACGAGAACGTTCAAACGATCCGATAAAACAAAAGACGGTCAAAAGAATCGAATAAAAAATTCGGAAGATCGGAAATCTCATGTTCGGTAATTTTACGGAAAACGTTTCAGTCTTCCCGCAACTCCGTAAGATTTTTATAATATTCTAAACTTTCCGGATTGCTGAGAGCTTCCTTGTTGGTGACGGGTTCCCCTTGAACGGTTCTTTTTACGGCGATCTCCACCTTTTTCATGTTGATCGTGTAAGGAATGTCCGCAACGGCAAGAATTTTGGAAGGAACGTGTCTCGGCGAAACCTTATCTCTGATTTCTTTTTTCAAAACTTGAACCAAAGAATCGCTCAACGTCTTTCCGGGCGCCATCTTTAAAAACAAAACGATTCTTACGTCCTCTTTCCAATCCTGTCCTATGATGACGGAGTCCGCAATCTCGGGAAAGGTTTCGATCAAACTGTAAAGATCGGCGGTTCCGATTCTCACTCCTCCCGGATTGAGAGTCGCGTCCGATCTTCCGTAAACGACAAGACCTCCGTTCTTCGTAAGCTCCGCAAAATCGCCGTGACACCAAACTCCCGGAAAACTTTCGAAGTATGCGGACTTATATTTTTTTCCTTCGGGATCTTTCCAAAAATACAAAGGCATCGACGGAAAGGGTTGTTTGCAAACGAGTTCTCCCTTTTCTTCCATTACCGGTTTTCCGGTTTCGTTCCAAATCTCCACGTCCATGCCGAGTCCTCTGCACTGGATTTCTCCTTCGTAAACGGGAAGAATCGGATTCCCCAAAGCGAAACATCCGTTGAGATCGGTTCCGCCCGAGATCGAAGAAAGTTGAAGATCCTTTTTCCAAT from Leptospira kmetyi serovar Malaysia str. Bejo-Iso9 harbors:
- a CDS encoding isochorismatase family protein, with the translated sequence MNSFKKTALIPILCWIVSCSTIDERENPVSSELANADTALLILDLQKDFFPGGKFELEGAEQAASRGKTVLEYFRKKEWPVIHVQHVSTRKGATFFFPGTAGVQMEESNGPIPGETILIKHTVNAFINTGLEEELKRKKVKKLVVYGMMTHMVVDSTVRAAFDLGYKDITVIADACATKELSFEKTKIPASYVHASFLSGLGYIFAKIKTSSEFVQTPIDLENYNKLIL
- a CDS encoding lytic transglycosylase domain-containing protein, coding for MNFRKMTRFRFRYLLWLLLPLSFQLLLAPLAGALNQKKIALDEESIEIKAIQAYVAEVRPSLSSESLQKLSQVILQESRRLELESCTFRCSDTDKVSLLIGLIHLESEFKATARSPKDARGFMQIMPATATWLSKKEGWKINLSDLHKPEVNIHLGVSYLNFLLDLRKGDTTKALLSYNAGPGAVDRWGGVPEYNEIILSNQSRYLELREKISNSIQ
- a CDS encoding LysR family transcriptional regulator, which encodes MEISSLKIFREVAVEGSFTKAAEKLHYVQSNVTMRIQLLERELGDRLFQRTKAGVTLTPKGKILLEYAEKILFFSDEARKALSSSGDPQGVLRIGSGETTSSIRLPSYIAKFHSKFPKVKLSIHPGNTGDLLQGLIKRELDGAFLYEDFSHPTTVSRPIFTENLKVVTPKNFKTIRALASSLDNLSILVFKPGCIFRNRLEQWLLSQKIGPRSAVELNSMDSILSCVMAGMGISLLPESILKSRKLDRFISSFPIPKEFSQVRTFFVFRKDVSPTTALGEFRDGLFSTVS
- a CDS encoding hybrid sensor histidine kinase/response regulator; the encoded protein is MKTESAILPKIMILEDDSLLRAHLGRFFRNLGLEYCEVQNGIQALEKKEEFKPDAYFVDLEMPMMGGRQFIETVKQEQPDSIFVVMTANSEPNTIIDTMNLGVFDYILKPIDHAEYKAVVDEIAQELYKRRLARLLEEESDIRLKKQLDWVSYKRSKLTELDSLLELSKITLNNIKYALFSGGGIGALIALVKMIHGSAEKKDSAYEISEDLMTMLAENTEYIEKNVTRLEDTLTLLNRDVAPKLEILSVNELVETLTECFRTFEKDECDSIEERKLRFKIGSKNKISQKQFVKVDLHSFTIVFHELLVNALKYSESGSVVDVYFSCGAGLFNLYVKNKFDPSYLNGISAEQEDLVKQPFYRLAKFIDEKVKTEKVFSGLGLTLADILIRKHGGTFGIKNLMDHSIGDKPEMVVLAATTISTL
- a CDS encoding MBL fold metallo-hydrolase, with protein sequence MFGNRIQKFSFLSLIVLSGIVVLIFLQTGCLSSFGGTPEGKRLERMQTSKMFKDGKFENDPFVPNLISGSYTEILRRQLFGNEQRTPPSPIPVIHPDRQSFSAVPKPGLRAIWLGHTGVLVEIDGVRILTDPVFSEKVSPFTSVGPERFFQSPISLEELPPIDAVVISHDHYDHLDMITAKHLSSKGTKYFVPLGIGAHLERWGVPESQIVELDWWEKGNVGKVEIICTPAVHYSGRGMFNAKSTLWSSWSVIGPENKFFHSGDTGYSPHFAEIGKRLGPFDLTSIKVGAYDVTWEGIHMNPEKAVQAHVDLKAKRMLPVHWGTFNLAIHDWDEPIRRSVDAAKNLSVDLVAPKPGEVVDAKAPFIFEAWWEKVK
- a CDS encoding SDR family oxidoreductase — protein: MKRKTVLITGSSSGIGKAAAKYFQAKGWNVIATMRNPENDQDLKNLPNLLCTKLDVTKPDTIEKAIAEGIKTFGEIDVLVNNAGYGLVGPFEGASKEQIQRQFDTNVFGAMDVIQKILPHFRNKKKGLIINVASMGGRITFPLYSLYHSTKWALEGFTESLQYELSPFGIRVKLIEPGAIATDFIGRSSDSTSDQAPGEYKKFSDAVFKNMEDAMMTSRSETVAKVIFKAAKSSSKRLRYVVGMDAKALLSLRKFLSDGVLFSMMKLALLRSAKAA
- a CDS encoding metal-dependent hydrolase; this translates as MTVETKTKKRNLKPINANQPTVRKMDFEGMGDLPSHYFDGNSFITHIINAYHILFPEGERFFIKSVKAYADQVKDPQLQTGIKAFIGQEVQHGKEHEKVLEALAKQGRPVARFVKFFEWSAFKVMLPFFEFFFGKKLKLSVTAGMEHYTATMGEITLRHGFHDHAYGEMRELLLWHACEEIEHKSVAYDVLQTVSNSYALRIFGFFLASWIFWGYVLFFQHWFILTDQEIGFKKYFQDMKVSRPFGRILFLETSKAFFLYLKPSFHPAQTGGYDLANAALATI
- a CDS encoding TetR family transcriptional regulator; the protein is MKSRAVKDDDKKIKKELLVRAAISLFNKSSFEKISMDQIAKKAGVAKGTLYLYFKTKEELFLEIHRMDYDAWFEAFQNFLRSKNPGLSSAELASWITNSLKENQRTVRLMAIASALLEKNVVFESALRFKDSVRKSVLESAPELCRALKLKTSDEAVLFLTYLHALIIGLWHHAEPAPIVVKVLNSSPDFAVFRIDFFQTLELGIISILSGIQKNS